cataaaatataacatatctacAATGTATATATCAAACATCAAATATCAATAGACATGCATGTACATGCGGTCATTACCAATAGGTATTTACCTCCTGCAGACAGATTAGCTAAACTACTATTATTAACATGGCACAAAATTTACATTGAAAGAAATCGGCAGGGTTAGGGtaattaacaaattatatataatgcTAAATATATCTTGATGGCAACAAACTAATTTAGCTAACCTAGAAATGTAAACCGCTGCGTTGTACCGGTTTAGTGGTGACGTTGAAGAAAAAGAAACTTCAACTTTTCACCGGTCTCGATACTTTTGGTCCACAGCTATACAATGTCATCCCAGTGTACTGTGAATGGGACCACTTCCgggtcggtgcaagttgttttGGATTGTATCAATCGAGACATTTCGCAGACAATATCGTGCCGTAGACTCTTGACGTTTAACGTGGTAGCGCTGAGTGAACAGCTGTGTTGAATCCATGTACGACATCATCATCTTCTGACTGGATATGTCAACATTTGCCGCATTCACAGACAGATGGCAACATCAAATACAGCTGTAAGccaaacgtttttgtttttctattttagtttttgaGCGTATATATGCACGCCTAATAAGGGGTTGGGGGTTGAGGAGACTTATCTAGCCCAGTTAGTAGAGTGCACTTTCATTGTTCTTTGGACGTAGGATGTAATCCCATCGGCGGATCCATTATGTTTTTTtaccgttccaaccagttccccacTTCTGGTAGGCCTATATGAaaaacttgctgctaatgtaaaagcagtcggtagagtgctcatcagggcccgtgcttataaaacttaaaagtctaaactttaataaagttcagactttaacgtaatgctatttgaatgagGTTGGGATGACGTtgaagtctggactttattaaagtctagactttaaggtttataagcacggggcctggagTTTCTGATTTAGTttaggatatatatttttgtaggggttgtaggatcgaaatcttttggtggatccatttttttgtttttgttttactccaTCGCAACCAACGCCCCAttattagtatatcaaagaccctATTAtatgatgtcctgtctgtggggaaatgcatataaaagaaatctAGCTGCTAGTGGAaagaaaattgtagcaggtgaAGACTacatcagaattatcaaatgttttacatccaatagctgatgattaacaaatcaatgtgctctagtggttttttAATCAAAGCATAATTTAATAGTGTGTGTCTTTGTTTACACGTGTATGAGGTGGAATGATCTTAGCATCTAcagtattgtttaatatttattattatttaaaaaatcaaataaaaattgtaagCACTCATTTAAATTACcagaaaaacaagcattttgagagtactgctaaagcaatacacgcCCTCTACCTGACCCAACAAGTTTtagtatctcctaaattcaagagcCAAACATCTgtaaaaagtgggtaaatcagatcagtaacagtacatgataaatctatatacaaaatttcacctcagTATATGcaggtattgcaaaacaaaagtccggaaaacgtattttcatatttcctatgttcaagggtcataactctgtcaaaaatggtaaattgccatgaaagttaaactttatctgtaacagtacgtgtaaagctatatgaaaaaaaattcatttcaatGTCTCAAGGTCTTCGAAAAAAGAAGTCCGGAAAATAAATTTTCACATTGCCTCTGTTCAAAGGCCATACGACCGTCACAAAcgagtaaatcaccatgaacgtcaaacttgatctgtaacagtacatgataaagctatacacaaaatttcaggttaatatctcaaggccttctggaaaaaagtccggaaaacaaatatGCATATCTCCTaggttcaagggccataactcagtCAAGAATGGGTAAATAGCCATGCAAGTCAAAGTTGATCTGtaactacatgataaaactatacacaaaatttcagttcaatatctcaaagccttctgcaaacaaacatccggaaaacatgTAGGACAGACggacaacagacagacagacggatagacagaaggacggagatgaaacctatagtccccaccggttggactggtaggggactaataacttACAAATgtgtacaaatgtgtacaaatatgaatttatatttttcttttactttcagGCCATGTATTGTATTCTGAATTTTTCTGCATAGAATACAAATAGTAACTAACGTGTGAAGCAGACGAAGGTGACGTTTACAGAAGTAGATTTCAGTAAATATGTTAAAGTATGACACTGGAGGTAATTTGACATGGCGGTGTATTAAAGGAGACACAATTTCGatgcatttatgtattaatatctGATATCTTAACTGTAAGATAGACCAATTCGTCTGACATATTCATCATGCATTCTGATACTGGTGAACAAAAAGACGATTTTCACTGGGCTCAACCAGACTGTAAGCAGACGAAAAAAGCTGATGATGTCATTCGCGGTGACGTCACCCGTGACGTAAGGTGCAGTTCTTGGAAGCACCTGCTGCCAGGAGCTGCCGATAAACAGTCCAATTCTGTAGTTAATAAAGACGAAAGTGGTCGCGTGAATTTACAGCCCAGCGAAGCTGTTTCACAAGGAATTACTAATAAACAGACCATTGTTATAtgtaataagaaaatatatggtGACATGCTTTGGCAGACCAGTGAAAGTAATGTAAAAGGAACTGCCAACAGATTATTAAGTCGTGTAGTTAACAATCAGGGCCGTTACAGACGACACGGTCTGGACGATACCAGCGTACCAGTAAGTTCAAACCAAGAGCGAGTAATACCAAGAAGGAAATTGCTACATTGTGAAGCAAACTTCAACAGCCCTAAAACTAATCAGACAAAGTGTGAATGTATGGAATTGGATGTGGATTCGTGTAGACATGATGCCCATGGACAACCTCTATCAGCATTTTCTGTCTCTAAGGATACTTCTCGAGCGTGTGAAACACAATCTCATCATAATTTCTCTTCAGAATTGTACTCGAAAGAGTTCCCTACATTTGGTGGCTCGTCAGATACCGCTAGTGACATTAAAGCTACAGACCTGGTAGACTCAAACATTATTGTGAAGGACGCTGTACCACAAGGAAACCTTTCAGATGATATCACGCTGAGTGTTGCCGAATCTGTTGTGATTCATACCCAAGAAATTGTAGCTCCATCTTTATCTGAAACAAACAGAGTAGCTTTAGAATCAGTTGAACAGGATGTAGATGTCGAACACCCTATCTTTAATAAAGGTTGTGCTCGAACTGTGGGTGTTCCAGAAATGATCGAAATAAATTCATTGGAAGCAAAAAGTTTGATGGCAGCTAGTAAGACTCGCGTGATTGAATTGGGAACAAGGATGTCGAAAGGAGAGGCTGGTTCGACAGAAGACAAATCTAGTAAGGATGTTACAAGAGGAGTTGCACCAGGCTCCAATGCTGGCTGGTTTATCGCCCCGGAAACCGTTCTCGTGGAAGATCAAGCTTTAGAAGGTCCTGTTATTCAGTGAGTATTCTAAAAACCGTTCTCGTGGAAGATCATATATCGATGACAGGTTAAGGATTTTCAAAGTAACCATAGCGCTATGGTATCGTAAAAACATCTTAGGCTATAACGGCACTATGGCACACGCCATAGCCTACGGCGGTTTTACGATGTTGTAGTGCTAACTATATAGCTTGGAAAATATGGGCTggttaagtaaaaaaaaagtagtttgttttgtttaacgacaccactagagagcacatgatttattaatcactagcaagtggatgtcaaacaattggcaattttgacatctagtcttagaggaaacctgctacatttctttcattagcagcaagggatcttctatttgcactatcctacagactggacagcacataccattgacattaatataccagtcatggggatTTGTCCATCGAGAgctatctttaaaaaaataaaaatggagaTAAAAATCGGGTATTCGACCTTTTAAACCCTTGTCATTGATCTCTCTCAAAATCCGACGATTCACACCTCGTACATTACAAGTCTTCGTTAGATATTCTCCCTTCCTTGTTTCCATGGTTACAGACTGGACGAGGACGGGCTGAATCTGGACTACATGCACGTGTTCTGGGTGGATGAGGAGTCAGAGGTGATCAGCGAGGAGGACAAACTCGAACACTCCGTACGTCAGATGACGAAACGCGAAAAAGACCGCCAGAAGAAACGAGCGATGAGGGCCAACCCAGAATACAGGTATACAGTCGGGAGGTAGGGAGAGGGCAGGTCAACCCAGAATACAGGTATATACAATACAGTAGGAAGGAGTTGGTggaggtatgtgtgtgtgagttggGTTGGGGGCGGGGGAGAGAACACTCCATGCGTCAGATGACAAACGCGAAAGAGACCGCCAGAAGAAATGAGCGATGAAGGCCAACCCAGAATACAGGTAAACAGTAGggaggagggtgggggtggggggagagaaTACCCCGTGCGTCAGATGACAAAACGCGAGAGAGACCGCCAGAAGAAACGAGCGATGAGGGCCAACccagaatacatgtatacagtaggGAGGAGGGGGgtggttgtggggggggggggggggagagaataCGTGCGTCAGATGACGAAACGCGAGAGAGACCGCCAGAAGAAACGAGCGATGAGGACCAACCCAGAATACAGGTATACAGTAGGGAGGAGGGGGGTGGTTGTGGGAGTAGGTGGGGGGAGAGAATACTCCGTGCGTCAGATGACAAAACGCGAGAGAGACCGCCAGAAGAAACGAGCGATGAGGGCCAACCCAGAATACAGGTATACAGTAGGGAGGAGGGGGGTGGTTGTGGGAGTAGGTGGGGGGAGAGAATACTCCGTGCGTCAGATGACAAAACGCGAGAGAGACCGCCAGAAGAAACGAGCGATGAGGGCCAACCCAGAATACAGGTATACAGTAgggtggggggggagagaaCAATCCATGCGTCAGATGACGAAACGCGAGAGAGACCGCGAGAAGAAACGAGCGATGAGGGCCAACCCAGAATACAGGTATACAGTAGggaggagggtgggggtgggtggggagagAACACTCTGTGCGTCAGATGACAATGCGTTAGAGAGACCGCCAGAAGAAACGACGGATGAGGGCCAACTCAgaatacaggcccgtaggaatggACAATGGACCAAGAAAACTGGTATGCAGGAGAGGGTTGAGGTGTATGGTTGATAGGTAAATAAGCCTGTAGGACCAGTGCCTTTAGAGGAATGGGGGATTCACAAGCAAACATGTTTCGTATTTGGATGGCTTCAAATGCGATTTCCTATGCATTTGGACAAGAATATAGCAGTGTTTTAGATAACCATTTTGTGGACTATTCGTTTTTAATCTCGAAACCTAGATATGTATGTaggttgattttgttttctgttgttttgtttgcagaGAGAAGGAGACGGCTAAAGCACGACTGAGGATGAAGATGAGGCGCCAGGACCCGGAGTACCGCGAACAGGAACGTCGTAGAGACCGCGATAGGCGGAGACAGGCCAGGTCCAAGAGTGGCTTGTGATGTCACGACCTCCGAATACCGCGAACAAGAACGTCGTAGAGACCGCGATAGGCGGAGACAGGCCAGGTCCAAGGGTGGCTTGTGACGTCACTACCCCCGAGTACCGCGAACAGGAACGTCGTAGAGACCGCGATAGGCGTAGACAGGCCAGGTCCAAGAGTGGCTTGTGACGTCACGACCTCCAAATACCGCGAACAGGAACGTCGTAGAGACCGCGATAGGCGGAGACAGGCCAGGTCAAGGAGTGGCTTGTGATGTCTGCAGGCCAGGTCAAAGTGACTTGTGACGTCAGCGGGCCAGGCCAAAGAGTGGCTTGTGACGTCAGTGGGCCAGGTCAAAGAGTGGGGTGTGACGTCACGACCCCCGAGTACAGCGGCCATGTCAAAGAGTGGCTTGTGACGTCACGACCCCCCCAGTACCCCGGCCAAGTCAAAAAGTGGCTTGTGACGTCACGACCCCAGAGTACCGCGGCCAGGTCAAAGAGTGGCTTGTGACGTCAGCGAGCCAGGGCAAAGAGTGGCTATGACGTCACGGCCCGAGTAAGAACGTCGTAGAGATCGCGATAGCCGCAAAGAAGCTTATGACATCATAATAGCTTTGATACTGCCACATGCCCAAGACAGCGAACTTGAGCTACAGCTGGATGTAAACCACAGAAGTGAATTAACAGACGATCACATATATAACTGgttgttttgtgaaatttaaacaattggAGAACTGACAGCTGGTAGTgcgtgggttcgaatcccattTGGGACATAGAATTTCAAATACCAGATTAATTCCACGGAAAATTGTTTCCAAGTATTTATTATCAGATGACCATAAGCTTTATGCTGCAATAAAAGTCATCAACCTACCATTAATGATCTTTGGTTGCCAATTTTGGGCTAACTGATTGTGACTGACTACAAAACTATTACAGGGATGTAGGGTGGTCTGGACCTGGAGGGGCGCTGTCGAATACCTAGGGGACCCTTCTGTTTACATTTTAACTGGACACCTCTATGAATAGCCTAATAATGCACCCCCAGCCCATGCCCCTGTATTATGGTTGTCTTTAGCAAATAAGgataaaaactaaattgtgCCGAGTATTACTGATGGGGTGTGAACAAAATGTCAGGCACGGCGGAGAAGAAGTGGATGGGGTGAGGTGGGTTGTgctaattctgaataaaaaatactattggtagtatttcaggacatctagttttcaaaattttacggggaTGCATACCCCCGaatcccctagaaactttgcttaaCGCCCTCTATGTATTATGGTTATCTTTAGAGAATAAggataaaaattacattatgcTGAGTATTCCTGATGGGGTATAAagcttaaagtttgttttgtttaacgacaccactagagcacattgatttattaatcatcggctattgggtgtcaaacacttggtaattttgacatgtagtcttagagaagatacttatatgcaccatcccacaggcaggatatcacataccacatcctttgatatacctgtcgtgcactggctggaacgacaaatagcccaatgggcccaccgacggggatcagtctcggaccgaccgagcatcaagcgagcgctttaccactgggctacatctcgcccgtCCTGATGGGGTATGAACAAACTGCAATATATTTCTTGCTACAAGCTTTGATATGGAAGAGAAGTCGGAAGGTGTCATGCTATGTCATCTTTTCTGACATAACGTACCATAACAGCGCCGTTTTGCATTTTGCACAGTTTTAGTCGCAGGGCGGGCGACATGACCAAAACCCGCTACGagcttaaagggactgtcctaagTTTGCAaccgttgtaagatgtttgcgataaccgagccttgttggcgactactatttcatactaaatacattttcttgtttagaataccagtgtctgtatatcgaatgcgtttgcggtcgtatactaatgtttgtagtacccagttttttctttaattcgtgatatattttttttttcgtaaggtaaaatccggtttgggttactacaagcattaggacaccttgtaaatacagacactgatattttaaatttaaaaaaaagagtatttaatctgtatgttacgtcatcgaaaatgGTCTATTGATATCAAATTTTGCGTTACCTCATTGTTGGACTTTAAAAAGCTATCGCATCCTCttccaaaacacacacacacacacacacacacatatatatatatatatatatatatatatatatatatatatatatatatatatatatatatatatatatatatatatatatatattattttattatttatttatttatacatgtatgtagagagagagacacacacacagagacagagactgtatatagatagatatagaccTACATAATACTCCGATGATAACATGTGACTCCGGTtcatatcaatgtttttatatataactgctattttaacaacacgacaaacaatatttttgctGCATTTTTCACATAATTGAACGTTCGATATAACACGCCCCGCCGTCTGGGCGGTCTTGTAAATAAACGGCGGTAACCCGGGGGATCTCGTAATTGTCTTGTTTCGTGACGTCAGAGCACGCGACCCTGGGGCTGGCTGACAGGAAAACCATGGCCAGCAGTTCGGAAATGACAATGCAAAAACGATGTGAAATATGCCACGTGCCAGGAAATCATTCGATTTCTGACCACAGCCAATTATATTTCTCCTGTCAGTTCGAGAAAGTCATTGGTATTCATAAAGCTACGCAATGTATTTGTAAGGTTCAGGTGTGAGCTGTGTTTCATGATTTATTCATTGGAAAGATGTTCTAACCGGATGTGGCTATGGGATTTCCCGGAAAGCCAAGATTACTGGAATTTAAGCCCGTTTTAAAgttaagggcgggacgtagctagATCAATGCTAAAAactgctcgcctgatgcgcggttggtctaggatcgatctccgtcggtgggccttattaggctatttctcgttctaaccagtgcaccacggctgatatatcaaagggcgtggtatgtgctatcctgtctgtgggatgatgcatataaaatatcccatgctactaatgaaaaaaagtagcgggtttcctgtctaagactatatgtcaaaattaacaaatgtttcacatccaatagccgatgattaataaatctgtgctctagtggtgtctttaaataaaacacattttaatttttgttttaaatttgatCAATGGCGGATCAAAGGTTATCTGCAGAAGTGATGGTGGAGGTATCTTTATCCTAtcgagtttgttttgtttaacgacacaacttgagcacattgattaattaatcttcggctattgatgtcaaacatttggtgagt
Above is a genomic segment from Gigantopelta aegis isolate Gae_Host chromosome 7, Gae_host_genome, whole genome shotgun sequence containing:
- the LOC121377795 gene encoding uncharacterized protein LOC121377795 yields the protein MHSDTGEQKDDFHWAQPDCKQTKKADDVIRGDVTRDVRCSSWKHLLPGAADKQSNSVVNKDESGRVNLQPSEAVSQGITNKQTIVICNKKIYGDMLWQTSESNVKGTANRLLSRVVNNQGRYRRHGLDDTSVPVSSNQERVIPRRKLLHCEANFNSPKTNQTKCECMELDVDSCRHDAHGQPLSAFSVSKDTSRACETQSHHNFSSELYSKEFPTFGGSSDTASDIKATDLVDSNIIVKDAVPQGNLSDDITLSVAESVVIHTQEIVAPSLSETNRVALESVEQDVDVEHPIFNKGCARTVGVPEMIEINSLEAKSLMAASKTRVIELGTRMSKGEAGSTEDKSSKDVTRGVAPGSNAGWFIAPETVLVEDQALEGPVIQLDEDGLNLDYMHVFWVDEESEVISEEDKLEHSVRQMTKREKDRQKKRAMRANPEYREKETAKARLRMKMRRQDPEYREQERRRDRDRRRQARSKSGL